A single window of Microplitis demolitor isolate Queensland-Clemson2020A chromosome 7, iyMicDemo2.1a, whole genome shotgun sequence DNA harbors:
- the LOC103571033 gene encoding uncharacterized protein LOC103571033: MTRYARAKGSKASNERLPAEATPWHVMKQQIETATASGKENSQKPKNAKELLKEKDDPYYCDTVVNNNDWAEFDTDKSSKNVKKNVSVKADKKSPKKRVNSKKENGNDSSVPADKSKLDKSKSDEPKADKSKPNKTRKRKLVEAETGDVANKSIEENVPKMKKKKKNKPISKTENSEATDKAGDEKSEENTKEKNKTGVKLSKRQKRNRKNKIKNENGENKEVNTPISFDVEGNDWNADIKFGKPRDSKPKTENNNYPNNYRDKRFNQSVKNQRPGKVRDNLEHKRRKPEPGAQRVIINGMEVDIVLYDGFPVRKDDADRLKELREKMVINGIPKSEIDRAMKLERRKAEKALARIRKNVCFHCRKAGHNLSDCPELGREEAATGICFKCGSTEHTHFECKVYKKEEFRFATCFICREQGHIAKQCPDNPKGLYPQGGACKICGDVTHLKKDCPELTSQKEGAKITLNTIADVDSVETIDGVDNKKPAASESEKPKKIIKF; the protein is encoded by the coding sequence atgacAAGGTACGCACGTGCAAAAGGTTCCAAGGCATCGAACGAACGTCTACCTGCTGAAGCAACACCATGGCACGTGATGAAGCAGCAGATAGAAACTGCCACCGCAAGTGGGAAAGAAAATTCCCAAAAACCTAAAAATGCCAAGGAATTATTGAAGGAGAAAGACGATCCTTATTACTGTGACACagtagttaataataatgattggGCAGAGTTCGATACTGATAAATCTTCCAAGaatgttaagaaaaatgtcaGTGTGAAAGCTGATAAAAAGTCTCCGAAAAAAcgagtaaatagtaaaaaggAAAACGGTAATGACAGTTCTGTACCAGCTGACAAATCAAAGCTCGACAAATCTAAGTCTGATGAACCCAAAGCTGATAAATCCAAGCCTAATAAAACTcgtaaaagaaaattagttGAAGCAGAAACTGGTGACGTAGCAAACAAATCTATCGAGGAAAATGTTcccaaaatgaaaaagaagaaaaaaaataaacctatTTCCAAGACGGAAAATTCTGAAGCGACTGATAAAGCTGGTGATGAAAAAAGTGAAGaaaatacaaaagaaaaaaataaaactggtGTTAAACTCAGCAAGCGGCAGAAACGCaataggaaaaataaaataaagaatgaaAATGGTGAAAATAAAGAAGTAAATACACCAATAAGTTTTGATGTCGAAGGCAATGACTGGAACGCTGACATTAAGTTTGGAAAACCGCGAGACTCTAAACCTAagactgaaaataataattatccgAACAATTATCGGGATAAAAGATTTAACCAGAGTGTAAAGAATCAGCGACCGGGGAAAGTACGAGATAATTTGGAGCACAAACGGAGAAAACCAGAGCCAGGTGCCCAGAGGGTGATAATCAATGGCATGGAAGTGGATATCGTGTTGTACGATGGGTTTCCAGTGAGAAAAGACGACGCGGATCGTTTGAAAGAACTGAGGGAGAAAATGGTAATCAATGGAATTCCTAAATCAGAAATTGACAGAGCTATGAAATTAGAGAGACGTAAAGCTGAGAAAGCTCTCGCACGCATTCGTAAGAATGTCTGCTTCCATTGTCGGAAAGCGGGCCACAATTTGTCGGACTGTCCGGAGCTGGGCCGCGAAGAAGCTGCCACAGGAATCTGCTTCAAGTGTGGCTCGACTGAGCACACGCATTTCGAGTGtaaagtctataaaaaagaagaatttCGGTTTGCTACTTGCTTTATTTGTCGAGAACAAGGTCACATCGCCAAGCAGTGTCCTGATAATCCTAAAGGTCTCTATCCCCAGGGAGGAGCTTGTAAGATTTGCGGTGACGTCACTCATCTGAAGAAAGACTGTCCAGAGTTGACTTCACAAAAGGAAGGAGCTAAGATAACTTTGAATACTATCGCTGATGTTGATTCAGTAGAAACCATTGATGGGGTTGATAATAAGAAGCCCGCAGCTTCTGAATCTgaaaaaccgaaaaaaataattaagttttaa
- the LOC103571034 gene encoding 60S ribosomal protein L18 has translation MGIDINHKHDRKVRRTEPRSQDIYLRLQVKLYRFLARRTGSKFNKIILKRLFMSRINQPPISLARIVRFMKKPNRENCIAVIVGTVTDDSRIFECPKLTVCALRVTDKARGRIIKAGGEVITFDELALRSPTGSKTVLMQGRRNAREAVKHFGPAPGVPHSHAKPLVRSKGRKFERARGRRFSCGYKK, from the exons ATG ggGATTGACATCAACCATAAACATGACCGCAAGGTCCGTCGTACGGAGCCTAGATCTCAGGATATCTATTTACGTCTTCAAGTGAAG CTGTACCGTTTCTTGGCTCGACGTACAGGATCGAAATTCAACAAGATTATTCTCAAGCGCCTGTTTATGAGCAGAATAAACCAGCCTCCAATTTCACTGGCCCGTATTGTGCGATTTATGAAGAAGCCTAATCGCGAAAACTGCATTGCAGTCATCGTTGGCACCGTCACTGATGACTCAAGAATCTTCGAGTGTCCAAAATTGACG GTATGCGCGCTCCGAGTCACTGACAAGGCACGTGGACGTATCATCAAAGCTGGAGGTgaagtaataacttttgatgAATTGGCATTGAGATCACCCACTGGAAGTAAAACTGTTCTTATGCAAGGACGTCGTAATGCCAGGGAAGCTGTGAAACACTTTGGGCCAGCTCCTGGTGTTCCACACTCGCATGCAAAACCATTAGTACGTTCTAAGGGCAGGAAATTTGAAAGAGCCCGTGGACGTCGGTTCAGTTGCggatacaaaaaataa
- the LOC103571035 gene encoding protein lin-54 homolog produces MASKKSESAGDGALTLEHSSEQYTNEYDQFASIEAELECMNAEEVTTTEEEITVEEHVETEEVISPDIEMTDVSEEVEEVETVYKPVTKVNQNVFQTKPTYQRVPVSPAQVKSTTSSQPTQSQSIMIVSPASGQGASQFLKISHPASTPQAQLQSLAHSLITAKSAEGNIVHLRSAQPGKPHVATCQSGNITLTNVPPITKIAATSIKRPAQPQQHNKNVYAKMIISGGKSQEIAEGSPAGPTYKVVSTHQSQGLSSTTKTITLAQAQQMGLMPPGKVQHILPSPQQKQGIIVNKVIQTSTSQPPKLTLIPTSSIKTPAKILPAPVTSQVKSPFVNSMSKGGPQNSQKVIIRQSALKPGTVVGSGQIIRIPANQNIVGSNQVHQIQMPGRQVQYVRLVSTASASTSNVVTVGKPKTAGTLQSVGITQKIGGQQQIVKVLPLNTSGNQLRTVAPKTTITTSTGTQRLLIPASGNSTKNAVAIPASALSQLASGQAVLSTNSNMGNIVVLPAQYLQQQNADGKSKSSPSTGTVISAQTSTGSTIQTITISDAPKGKSNSSTEPNGIRPRKPCNCTKSQCLKLYCDCFANGEFCHMCNCNNCSNNLGNEEERQRAIKSCLERNPNAFRPKIGKARETGDDIRRHNKGCNCKRSGCLKNYCECYEAKIPCSGNCKCIGCRNIEDPAVEKKTLKDLAEAVEVRAAQINKAKIQQLAEMAFRVPAASNSGARQPFNLLTDKVVEITCQCLMAQADEAERNMYDDDTSERMIIEEFGRCLKEIIDSAHKAETAT; encoded by the exons atGGCgagtaaaaaatccgaatcTGCTGGAGATGGTGCTCTGACTTTGGAACACAGCTCGGAGCAGTATACGAATGAGTATGACCAGTTTGCTAGCATTGAAGCTGAGTTGGAGTGTATGAATGCCGAGGAAGTGACGACAACCGAGGAAGAGATCACCGTTGAGGAGCATGTTGAGACTGAGGAGGTTATTAGTCCAGATATTGAAATGACTGATGTGTCTGAGGAGGTTGAAGAGGTTGAAACTGTTTACAAACCAGTTACTAAAGTCAAccaaaatgtttttcaaacaaaaCCAACATACCAACGTGTCCCTGTGTCTCCTGCTCAG GTGAAGTCAACAACGTCATCACAGCCAACACAGAGTCAGTCAATAATGATCGTCTCTCCGGCAAGTGGTCAAGGAGCGagtcagtttttaaaaatatcacatCCTGCGTCAACGCCGCAGGCCCAATTGCAGTCATTAGCACACTCACTTATCACAGCTAAATCTGCTGAAGGAAATATTGTGCATTTGAGATCTGCTCAGCCAGGAAAACCTCACGTAGCGACCTGCCAGTCAGGAAACATCACGCTGACCAATGTCCCGCCTATCACTAAAATTGCCGCGACCTCAATAAAACGGCCGGCGCAACCCCAGCAGCATAACAAAAATGTCTATGCCAAGATGATTATTTCTGGAGGTAAATCGCAAGAAATAGCAGAAGGTAGTCCGGCAGGACCAACTTACAAAGTTGTTTCTACCCACCAAAGTCAAGGTCTGTCTAGCACTACCAAGACGATAACATTGGCGCAGGCACAGCAAATGGGTCTGATGCCACCTGGAAAAGTCCAGCACATTTTACCATCTCCCCAACAGAAGCAGGgaattattgtcaataaaGTCATCCAGACTTCGACGTCACAGCCACCAAAATTGACTCTCATACCTACGAGTTCGATCAAAACACCGGCTAAAATTTTACCTGCTCCAGTTACGAGTCAAGTTAAATCTCCATTCGTAAACTCAATGTCTAAAGGTGGACCGCAGAATTCACAGAAAGTTATAATTCGTCAGAGTGCACTGAAGCCTGGAACAGTCGTAGGAAGTGGTCAGATAATCAGGATACCCGCAAATCAAAATATCGTCGGGTCTAATCAAGTCCACCAGATCCAAATGCCTGGTCGTCAAGTCCAGTATGTGAGACTGGTCAGTACTGCGTCAGCATCAACAAGCAACGTCGTCACTGTCGGCAAACCCAAGACCGCCGGAACACTTCAATCTGTCGGGATAACTCAGAAGATTGGCGGACAACAGCAAATAGTTAAAGTTCTGCCGCTCAACACTTCTGGGAACCAGCTGAGAACCGTTGCGCCCAAAACTACAATCACAACTAGCACTGGGACCCAGAGATTGCTGATTCCTGCTTCAGGAAATTCAACTAAAAATGCAGTTGCCATTCCTGCGTCTGCCTTGAGTCAACTTGCCTCTGGTCAAGCGGTTTTGTCAACAAATTCAAACATGGGGAACATTGTCGTTCTACCTGCTCAGTACCTACAGCAGCAGAATGCTGATGGTAAAAGTAAATCATCTCCATCAACTGGAACTGTGATCAGCGCTCAAACATCAACCGGCTCTACCATACAGACAATAACTATCAGCGATGCTCCGAAAGGAAAATCTAACTCTAGCACGGAACCCAATGGTATCAGACCACGCAAGCCGTGTAATTGTACCAAGTCGCAGTGTCTTAAATt GTACTGCGATTGCTTTGCAAATGGTGAATTTTGTCACATGTGCAACTGCAACAACTGCTCCAATAATCTTGGCAACGAAGAGGAGAGACAGCGCGCTATTAAATCATGTCTCGAACGTAATCCAAATGCTTTTCGTCCGAAAATTGGCAAAGCTCGTGAAACTGGAGACGACATACGGAGACACAACAAGGGATGCAATTGCAAACGCAGTGGAtgtcttaaaaattattgtgaatgTTATGag GCGAAAATTCCTTGCTCGGGTAACTGTAAGTGTATAGGCTGCAGAAATATTGAAGATCCGGCAGTTGAAAAGAAAACGTTGAAAGATTTAGCAGAAGCTGTTGAAGTTAGAGCTGCACAGATTAATAAAGCTAAGATTCAGCAACTTGCTGAAATGGCATTTAGAGTTCCTGCTGCTTCTAATTCTGGTGCTAG gcaaccatttaatttattgactgACAAAGTTGTCGAAATAACTTGTCAATGTTTAATGGCGCAAGCTGATGAAGCTGAACGTAATATGTACGACGATGACACATCAGAGCGAATGATAATTGAAGAGTTCGGAAGATgtttgaaagaaataatagaCTCAGCACACAAAGCCGAGACTGCGACTTAG
- the LOC103571036 gene encoding COP9 signalosome complex subunit 4, whose translation MLVTVPVVRQQLANLASSGGSHKDQAEKYRSILDGIISSSSNDDLVDNLKIFIEAIVNENVSLVISRQVLTDVSTRLSHLPDEISKAVSHYTLDKVQPRVISFEEQVASIRQHLANIYERNQDWREAANVLVGIPLETGQKQYTVDYKLETYLKIARLYLEDDDPIQAEAFINRASLLQAETKNEQLQIYYKVCYARVLDYRRKFIEAAQRYNELSYRSIIHEDERMTALRNALICTILASAGQQRSRMLATLFKDERCQQLPAYAILEKMYLDRIIRRTELQDFEALLQPHQKAFTHDGLGSTILDRAVIEHNLLSASKLYNNITFEELGALLEIPPSNAEKIASQMITEGRMNGYIDQIDSIVHFETREILPTWDKQIQSLCYQVNQIIEKIAQTQPDWIAKATEDQLVH comes from the exons ATGTTGGTGACTGTTCCTGTAGTACGTCAACAATTGGCTAATTTGGCCAGTTCCGGTGGATCTCATAAAGATCAAGCGgaaaa ATACCGGTCAATATTAGACGGAATTATATCGTCATCATCGAATGATGATCttgttgacaatttaaaaatttttatcgaagcca ttgttAATGAAAATGTGAGTTTAGTTATATCGCGACAAGTTCTGACTGACGTCAGTACTAGGTTGTCGCATTTACCTGATGAAATATCGAAGGCTGTGTCACATTATACCTTAGacaaa gTACAACCTAGAGTTATATCATTTGAAGAACAAGTTGCTAGCATCCGTCAGCACTTAGCTAATATTTATGAAAGAAATCAGGACTGGCGAGAAGCTGCTAATGTTCTTGTTGGAATTCCACTGGAAACTGgtcaaaa gCAATATACAGTAGATTATAAGCTTGAAACTTACTTAAAAATAGCAAGACTGTACTTGGAAGATGACGATCCAATTCAGGCAGAAGCATTTATCAATCGCGCATCATTATTGCAAGCAGAAACTAAAAATGAACAGTTACAGATTTACTACAAAGTTTGTTACGCTCGAGTATTGGATTATCGTAGAAAATTTATCGAAGCCGCGCAAAGATACAACGAACTGTCGTACAGATCAATTATTCATGAAGACGAACGTATGACAGCACTCCGTAATGCTCTTATCTGTACGATCCTCGCCTCAgcag GTCAACAACGAAGTCGTATGCTGGCAACTCTTTTCAAAGATGAACGGTGCCAGCAACTTCCGGCTTATGCGATCCTCGAAAAAATGTACCTAGATCGCATTATTCGTCGTACAGAGCTCCAGGATTTCGAGGCTCTCCTGCAGCCTCATCAGAAAGCATTCACCCACGATGGACTTGGATCGACGATTCTTGATCGCGCTGTTATTGAACACAATCTACTGTCAGCTAGTAAACTCTACAACAATATTACTTTTGAAGAACTGGGAGCTCTTTTGGAAATTCCACCGTCTAATGCTGAGAAAATTGCCAGCCAGATGATCACTGAAGGCCGCATGAATGGATACATCGATCAAATTGATTCGATTGTTCATTTTGAAA cACGCGAAATTTTACCAACGTGGGACAAACAAATTCAGTCTCTCTGCTATCAAGTGAAccaaataatcgaaaaaatagcCCAAACACAACCAGACTGGATCGCTAAAGCCACGGAAGATCAATTAGTACACTAA
- the LOC103571037 gene encoding voltage-dependent anion-selective channel, whose product MAPPTYGDLGKNARDVFGKGYHFGLLKLDVKTKTESGVEFSSGGFSNQDTGVVVGNLETKYKIKEYGLTFTEKWNTDNLLGTDVTIADKLLQGLSIGYSCTFSPQTGSKTGKLKTTYKHENVSATADFDLSLNAAPLIHSTAVIGYQGWLAGYQTSFDAQRSKITKNNFALGFTAKDFGVHTSVNNGREFNGSIYHKVKPGLEGAISIAWNSSNNATQFGLGTKYDLDSDACVRAKVNSQLQIGLGYQQKMREGVTLSLSTNIDGKNFGSGGHKIGLAFDLEA is encoded by the exons ATGGCTCCTCCAACGTACGGTGATTTGGGAAAGAACGCCCGTGATGTCTTCGGCAAAGGGTATCACTTTGGTTTACTTAAGCTCGATGTCAAGACAAAAACCGAGTCGGGTGTCGAGTTTTCCAGCGGAGGATTCTCGAACCAGGACACTGGAGTCGTTGTAGGCAACTTGGAGACCAAGTACAAGATCAAAGAGTACGGGTTGACTTTCACTGAGAAGTGGAATACGGATAATCTTCTGGGGACAGATGTTACTATTGCTGACAAACTTCTTCAGGGTCTTAGTATTGGATACAGTTGTACCTTTTCGCCCCAAACTgg gAGCAAGACTGGAAAATTGAAGACTACATACAAACATGAAAATGTATCAGCCACAGCTGATTTCGATCTAAGCTTAAATGCTGCTCCATTGATTCATTCAACAGCTGTAATCGGTTACCaag GATGGCTCGCTGGTTATCAGACATCATTTGATGCTCAAAGAAGCAAGATAACCAAGAACAACTTTGCCTTGGGTTTCACGGCAAAAGACTTTGGTGTCCACACTTCCGT GAACAACGGCCGCGAGTTCAACGGATCCATCTACCACAAAGTGAAGCCAGGATTGGAGGGCGCTATCAGTATTGCGTGGAATTCAAGCAACAATGCTACGCAGTTTGGACTTGGTACCAAGTACGATCTTGACAGTGACGCTTGTGTCAGAGCCAAGGTTAATTCCCAGCTCCAAATTGGTTTGGGATACCAGCAAAAAATGCGCGAGG GCGTTACTCTCAGTCTCTCCACAAACATCGACGGAAAAAACTTCGGCTCTGGTGGCCACAAAATTGGTTTGGCTTTCGACCTCGAAGCTTAA
- the LOC103571038 gene encoding SET domain-containing protein SmydA-8 has product MEPQNTPGIVSTSTYSILHNDKIGRYMVANKDLEPGEEILSETPFVVGPKASTYPLCLSCYTSWPQGPEQSLCSRCSWPVCNEDCANAAVHKDYECPIFAAVGEKFNVSAALEEANVTSVPQLECVTPLRLLLAAEKFPERWEKEVKIMEAHNQKRCVKKQWKTDHVNIVAYLRDRLKLDRFSDEMIQTACGILEINSHEIKTPMGFSARALYPTVAVMSHNCVSNTSHSVCTSDYKVVLRTTLKVPKGKELFGSYTHSLLPTLMRRENLLEGKHFSCACARCSDPTELGTHMSSLKCNKCDNGVVLSLDSLDAESSWKCTHCEFTTSGAAVKKVFDVINTEVEAAETYNSLDGGDAVHIRENVMKKYHSVLHPRHAFLTILRMSLSQLYGRVEEYNLDDLPDIVLEHKIDICRLLLQVLDVIEPGYTRARALTLYELHAPLLFIAKSQWNAGVIDEAALKSKMTEAASILKEAVTILNFEPSDTMEGQLAVVAKESLTQLEESINNL; this is encoded by the exons ATGGAGCCACAA aatacGCCAGGAATCGTATCAACATCAACCTACAGTATTCTTCATAATGACAAAATTGGAAG atATATGGTCGCAAACAAAGATTTGGAACCTGGTGAAGAAATTTTGTCCGAAACTCCATTCGTAGTTGGACCAAAAGCATCGACATATCCGCTCTGCTTGTCTTGCTACACTTCGTGGCCCCAAGGTCCAGAGCAGTCACTGTGCTCTAGATGTAGCTGGCCGGTTTGTAATGAAGACTGTGCTAATGCCGCGGTTCACAAAGACTACGAGTGCCCGATATTTGCTGCGGTGGGTGAAAAGTTCAACGTATCTGCGGCTTTAGAAGAAGCCAATGTCACTAGTGTACCTCAGCTAGAATGTGTAACTCCTCTGAGATTGCTACTTGCAGCGGAAAAATTCCCCGAGAGATGGGAAAAAGAAGTGAAAATCATGGAGGCTCATAATCAGAAGAGATGCGTCAAAAAGCAGTGGAAAACTGACCACGTTAACATCGTCGCCTACTTACGGGATCGTTTGAAACTCGACAGATTCTCTGACGAAATGATCCAGACAGCCTGTGgaattttggaaataaattCCCATGAGATTAAGACACCTATGGGGTTCTCTGCTCGTGCTCTGTATCCAACAGTTGCTGTCATGAGCCACAACTGCGTGTCAAATACCAGCCACAGTGTGTGCACTAGTGACTACAA AGTGGTTTTAAGAACGACACTCAAAGTACCTAAAGGCAAAGAACTTTTTGGAAGTTACACCCACAGTTTATTGCCAACATTGATGagaagagaaaatttattagaagGAAAACATTTTTCTTGTGCCTGCGCTAGATGTTCGGATCCAACGGAACTGGGTACTCACATGTCGTCACTCAAATGCAATAAATGTGACAATGGAGTCGTGCTTTCTCTTGATTCTTTAG acGCAGAAAGTAGTTGGAAGTGTACTCACTGCGAGTTCACAACATCTGGAGCAGCTGTCAAAAAAGTGTTTGACGTAATAAATACAGAGGTAGAAGCCGCTGAAACATACAACTCATTAGATGGTGGGGATGCTGTGCATATTCGCGAGaatgttatgaaaaaataccACTCTGTCCTACATCCGCGGCACGCATTTCTCACGATCCTCCGGATGTCTCTGTCTCAGCTTTACGGGCGAGTCGAAGAATACAATCTCGATGACCTGCCGGACATCGTTCTCGAGCATAAAATCGACATCTGCAGATTATTACTCCAAGTACTGGATGTCATTGAACCAGGATACACTAGAGCAAGAGCTTTAACACTCTACGAGCTTCACGCTCCATTACTTTTCATAGCCAAGTCTCAATGGAACGCCGGTGTAATAGACGAGGCTGCGTTGAAATCAAAAATGACTGAAGCCGCGAGTATTCTCAAAGAGGCGGTgaccattttaaattttgaaccatCTGACACAATGGAAGGACAGCTTGCGGTTGTTGCCAAAGAGTCGTTAACGCAATTAGAAgagtcaataaataatttataa
- the LOC103571155 gene encoding SET domain-containing protein SmydA-8-like, protein MRIEEIKNDLIIKYKESRSEKLGRYLVSAKKLSSGEVILRDNPVVVGAASFNGNYLCFSCFRVIRTSSISLSCRKCKVAIFCSTACETRKSFHTAEECQLLQDKLTGDSVNQLDVKGILLPLRLLLIKESNPELWDKIMKLEAHLDERQNTVVWKERQEEVVDVLKFFKFTEESDEVIQRLCGIIDVNSFELRSPGTLDSALRGLYVEAALMAHDCRGNTHITVDDDFQLTVYASRPIEEGESILFNYTSSLLGTAERREHLRKGKYFECECPMCEDPEELGANLSTIYCPRCKEGSIIYEGKSRINPYLKEKKWKCKKCLRCYSGSLIKTTLELTKTRIDQADDSRVKELENLLNNLSSMMHSNHFLIMSLKQKLLALYRKEITCLNPKKKTLQRMMQLCKEILQVLEIVEPGISRLKGILLYEIHLPIVIIANKDYASREITSEELAERLEEAENYLKKSLSMLLIEPASTPEGILAKRALKEYKSLRLNLDDVRSLPPSPQSKKIDFELMKKRRNRKNK, encoded by the exons atgcgtattgaagaaataaaaaatgatttgattatCAAATACAAAGAATCTCGGTCAGAAAAACTCGGCAGATACTTAGTTTCggctaaaaaattatcttctgGCGAAGTAATTTTACGCGATAACCCAGTAGTCGTTGGTGCAGCGTCTTTCAATGGAAATTATCTGTGTTTCTCATGTTTCCGGGTGATAAGAACTTCGAGTATCAGTTTGTCGTGCAGAAAATGCAAGGTTGCGATCTTCTGTTCGACTGCTTGTGAG acacGAAAATCTTTTCATACAGCGGAAGAATGTCAATTGCTGCAGGATAAGCTGACTGGTGACTCGGTAAATCAATTGGATGTCAAAGGAATTTTGTTACCACTCAGATTGTTGCTGATTAAAGAAAGTAACCCAGAGTTGTGggataaaattatgaaactggAAGCTCATTTGGACGAAAGGCAAAACACTGTAGTCTGGAAAGAGCGCCAGGAAGAAGTCGTTGacgttttgaagttttttaaattcactgaAGAGAGTGATGAAGTAATCCAGCGACTATGTGGGATTATCGATGTTAATTCATTCGAGTTGCGCTCTCCAGGAACTCTTGATTCCGCTTTACGAGGACTCTATGTAGAAGCTGCTCTGATGGCTCATGATTGCCGTGGAAATACTCATATTACCGTAGATGATGATTTTCAACTCACGGTCTACGCAAGTCGGCCTATAGAAGAGGGCGAATcgatactttttaattacactTCTTCATTACTt ggtaCTGCGGAAAGACGAGAGCATTTGAGAaaaggaaaatattttgaatgtGAATGTCCAATGTGCGAAGATCCAGAAGAACTTGGTGCCAATCTTAGTACCATTTATTGTCCGCGATGTAAAGAAGGATCTATTATATACGAAGGCAAGTCGCGAATAAATCcttatttgaaagaaaaaaaatggaagtGCAAAAAATGTCTGCGATGTTACTCTGGATCGTTAATTAAAACCACTTTAGAATTAACTAAGACACGAATTGATCAAGCTGATGATTCTCGGGTCAAG gagtTGGAAAAcctattgaataatttatcgtcCATGATGCATTCAAATCATTTTCTCATCATGAGTTTGAAGCAAAAATTACTAGCGCTGTACCGAAAAGAAATAACTTGTCTGAATCctaagaaaaaaactttacaGCGCATGATGCAACTCTGCAAAGAAATATTACAAGTTTTAGAAATTGTCGAGCCTGGAATTTCTCGACTGAAGG GTATACTGTTGTATGAAATCCATTTACCGATTGTAATAATAGCTAATAAAGACTACGCGTCTAGAGAAATAACATCTGAAGAATTGGCAGAACGTCTTGAAGAAgctgaaaattatttgaaaaaatcactAAGCATGTTGTTGATCGAGCCTGCGTCAACTCCCGAAGGCATTTTAGCAAAACGTGCTCTCAAAGAATACAAATCATTGAGATTAAATCTTGATGACGTTAGATCATTGCCACCTTCACCACAGTCCaagaaaattgattttgaacTGATGAAAAAACgtagaaatagaaaaaataaatga
- the LOC103571039 gene encoding erlin-2-B, which yields MLDQSVIGLCIIVGLAGVFNFSIHKIDEGHVGVYFRGGALLPQVSQPGFHMMVPLLTTFRSVQVTLQTDEVKNVPCGTSGGVMIYFDRIEVVNILDSNAVYNMVRNFTADYDRTLIFNKVHHELNQFCSIHTLHEVYIDLFDQIDENLKNALQKDLNELAPGLSIQAVRVTKPKIPETIRKNYELMEGEKTKLLISTQHQKVVEKDAETDRKKALIEAEKESQVASIQYNQKIMEKESLQRMASIEDAMHLAREKSRSDADYYQMKRQAEANQILLTKEFLELKKYESLAKNAKIYYGQDIPKMFAMGGCSNDPSLGTHTNVELDKND from the exons ATGTTGGATCAAAGTGTCATCGGTCTTTGCATCATTGTTGGGCTAGCgggagtatttaatttttcaattcacaaAATTGATGAAGGTCATGTTGGTGTTTACTTTCgg ggAGGCGCATTATTACCGCAAGTTAGTCAGCCAGGTTTTCATATGATGGTTCCATTGTTGACGACATTTAGGTCTGTACAAGTGACTTTACAAACTGATGAAGTTAAAAACGTTCCTTGTGGTACCAGTGGCGGTGTCATGATATATTTCGATCGCATTGAAGTTGTTAATATACTAGATTCTAATGCTg tGTACAATATGGTAAGAAATTTTACTGCTGATTATGACAGGACGTTGATCTTCAATAAAGTCCACCATGAACTTAATCAGTTCTGTTCAATCCATACCCTCCATGAAGTGTACATCGatttatttgatcaaattgaTGAGAACCTGAAGAACGCGCTACAGAAAGATTTAAATGAACTGGCGCCAGGTCTCAGTATCCAAGCGGTTCGTGTGACCAAACCTAAAATACCCGAGACAATACGAAAGAACTACGAGTTGATGGAGGGCGAAAAGACCAAGCTGCTGATATCAACTCAGCACCAGAAGGTGGTTGAAAAAGATGCTGAGACTGATCGTAAGAAAGCTCTGATTGAAGCTGAGAAAGAGTCGCAAGTCGCGTCGATTCAGTACAACCAGAAAATAATGGAGAAAGAATCTTTGCAACGCATGGCTTCGATTGAAGACGCGATGCATTTAGCTCGTGAGAAAAGTCGCTCGGATGCTGACTATTATCAGATGAAGCGACAAGCGGAAGCTAATCAGATACTCCTTACTAAAGAGTTCCTGGAGctcaaaaaatatgaatcCTTAGCGAAGAACGCGAAGATTTACTATGGCCAGGACATTCCGAAGATGTTTGCCATGGGCGGGTGCTCTAATGATCCAAGTCTAGGCACTCATACTAATGTAGAGCTTGATAAAAACGATTGA